CACAGTTGTACAAGTGGCgctaaaagcatttttaattaGCAGCTTCCGCTATTCTCCACAGTAGTGCAAGTAGCGCTAAAACTAATTAGCGCCATTATAGCATCGCGGAGGCTAGCGGAAGCTTTTCAGTACCAGCTAGATGTTACCTCCTCggttggatgctctcttggtgttgaaatTCGTTTTTGGTGTTCGTTTTCGGTTGCTTGCAAATCGAACAGCGGTTAATGTTACCTCTTtgatggatgctctcttggtgtttgAAGTCATTTTCGTTagtttcgtttctttcgaTTCTGTCGACCGggaaacatgaaaatttattaaaaatccagatttttattaattcagttatcaatttaacaaacataggttctttttattattgtaaattatgattttaCATCAGTTTAACATCCACATCCGGACGTTATTCAATCTGCACTCGCTTTATATATGTCGGCGGTGGCGGAACCGGATTAAATATCGGCTTACGGTGCACATTCGATAGCGGTGGCGGAATTTTCTTCGCTTCCGGCTTTAAGGAAAACTGCAGGAAAaatcattttgtgtttttctttcagtgGCACGGCCCAGTTACGATCTTTTTTTCGTAAGcagaaataaatcaatgcCGCGGTACCGATCTTAACACACTTTTTCGGATCGATTCGTTTCTTTCCCAGTTATATCATCGGCGGTGCTTCCTTTGTTTCTTTCACGGCACGACCTGCCAGATTGGCCTGATGTTTTTCGCACTGCGTGTTGGACAGATGATGCCCTCGTTGAATCTTAGTAGATATCCTGGTTCAGATCGGTCTTTTCCAGCGCTAGCAGCTGGTGCAATCGTTGACGCCGGTACCACTTGCTCTCGCCTACGCCGCGGGTGTTGTCACCGACATGATTTTGGTAATCGATGCTGCTGCAATATGAAGGAGACGTTGGTTTTACTCTGGGAACGGATAGTTTTCAGTTAATAACTTACCAAATGTTGTAGTTATCGGAAAAACAGCAGAAATATTTCGCCAACAACCATCCAGCGCGTCccttggagaaaaatggcttgACATTGATGACAGCACTGACAGTTCGTGCTGTCGCCGATGCTAGCGCCATTCGTATAATGGTAGAAATTGGCGGAAGCTCGTGTTCTCTGAAAAtcacaaattattaattattagttATTATCTataaaatccattaaaataacgaggaaaataaacttaaaaatccattaaaatatgaaattaccgTGTTTGACTGGTGGTCGATCTTTTCGATGGTGGTTCGTAAACGAACATAAACCGATGCCGCGGTACAATACCGTCCGTAATTTGCGGATAGGATAGTCGCTTTGGAAGACAAGGACTGTTGGCCATGCTCCGGATCGTGCTACTTCGTCACCTGATAACCGGGGCGATCGATGCGTGGTTTTTCCGGTCGTATAACTCACGGTGCTTCCTTACTTCTTTCGCGGCACAATGTGCCAAATTGG
The DNA window shown above is from Anopheles funestus chromosome 3RL, idAnoFuneDA-416_04, whole genome shotgun sequence and carries:
- the LOC125767369 gene encoding uncharacterized protein LOC125767369; translation: MANSPCLPKRLSYPQITDGIVPRHRFMFVYEPPSKRSTTSQTREHELPPISTIIRMALASATARTVSAVINVKPFFSKGRAGWLLAKYFCCFSDNYNICSIDYQNHVGDNTRGVGESKWYRRQRLHQLLALEKTDLNQDIY